In the Malassezia vespertilionis chromosome 3, complete sequence genome, one interval contains:
- the MRPL51 gene encoding 39S ribosomal protein L51, mitochondrial (EggNog:ENOG503P3DJ; BUSCO:EOG092656JA; COG:J) — MSRARILRHALTTQPQPSGARSAFVLPCRKLVIEYCESQVGSKGTRDYLLQHAANMARTYSGVEFVVTPRPQRQPLARSFYLNGRSKQVSLQNLEATQVAPKIQQLLDSSGTKTDGLKRNPVRSTASSARGIWSPLHDDPHTL, encoded by the exons atgtctcgcgcgcgcattttaCGGCACGCGCTCACgacgcagccgcagccAAGTGgggcaaggagcgcatTCGTGCTGCCATGCCGCAAACTTGTGATCGAATACTGCGAGAGTCAGGTTGGGAGCAAAGGCACACGCGACtacttgctgcagcacgcagcgAATATGGCGCGCACGTACTCGGGTGTCGAGTTTGTCGTTACACCGCGTCCACAGCGCCAGCCactggcgcgcagcttttATT TGAATGGACGCTCGAAACAAGTATCGCTGCAAAATTTAGAAGCTACGCAGGTCGCGCCAAAGATTCAGCAGCTGTTGGATtcgagcggcacaaagACAGATGGCTTGAAACGCAATcccgtgcgcagcaccgcatCGTCTGCGCGTGGGATTTGGAGCCCTTTGCACGACGATCCCCATACGCTCTAG